A stretch of DNA from Anopheles ziemanni chromosome 3, idAnoZiCoDA_A2_x.2, whole genome shotgun sequence:
ttacaaagtATAGAATAGTAGAAGGTTAAATCAAAACAGAGAATAAGTAAATTGTTTTGTGCTGCTTCGGATCCCAGAGGAAATGCTTCATCTTTTATTTACCGCTGGCTGAAAATccttcaaaatattttattcgaaACGACAATTGACattgataaatttaaactCACATTGTAGGACTGTCACTGGAATAAATGTTAGATTTTATTGAAGAGGAATGATAGAGGCGATCAAAGTGAAAACATTAGCTATTATTTACTTGTTCTTGAGAACCGTTCTGTCAGTTTTTTATCTAAAGATTGATTTTAACACCTGTTTCAATGTCTCTTTCGAGAAGTTTTCACAAAATAATTcgcttttatttcaattgtaTTTGAAtgacagttttgttttatgattttcagTCATTCTTCCATTACTtaatatgatgatgatgatgagaccACCTCCTGATAAGATATTTCAAGAGTAATACCATTGCCAGTAGAGTTGTAGACTCTCACTTTTTTATTCACCTTTTCCCGTCATCAATGCAAGTATCATCGCTAGTCAAATCCCTTTTTGTCCTAAACCTATGTTTTCTTTATTAGTATATACCGTCCCAAACACATTTTGATGGGTGACATTGCTGACATTGTTCAATTAAGCTCTAATGCGGAAACCTAAGTACGAAAAGGGTTGATATAAAATTACGTGCTAGCTCCTAAATACTGTTTGCTGTTgatagaagaaacaaaaaaataaacgctTTCCATGTCATAGCTCCATGCTCCACTggttcgttgttgttttttactgTCACTGGTCACTTGAAATTGGCACTTGGGGTTGCGTTTTTGCATGCAGAAGAAAATTCCACCTGATCCATCGATGACATTTAGCGCCTGTTCATGGCCTCCTCCTCGCGCTTCAACGCCTGGACCAGGACGATTCCCAGCACGCCATTGCAGGTCTGCGGTGTGGAAAAAAGAATCGTTCGAAAAGGTTAGCCCGATGAATGTTTAATACACTCCTCGACGATCGAGCACTTACATGAACGGCGGCCAGAATCATCGCCATAATGGCGGCCCACACCGACTTGTCCTCCAGGAACCAGGTCAGCTCGTTGACGCACCCGTTGAAGAACGCATTGCCACTGACGGTGTCACGGCACTCCAGGGGCAGCGGCTGGCGCATCACCATGTAGTCGTTCGGTCCGTCCGCACCGCAGCATCCAATCTGTGTGTGCGAACGCAGGATAAGGAAccaaagaagataaaaaatatattagctCTACTTAGTGATCGACagcaaaatgtgtgtgtggaaagggaggaaaaacatgaGTGCCGTAGGCGAAAGAAATGAACCCAATTTCTGGCCAGTGTCCCTTCTTTTTTGCGTGCCCAtttctccacacacacacacacacattcgggcCGGCGCCGGAAGGGTCGGAGAAAAATCATCATTAGTGTGACGCACCCGGGAGTGTCCGAGTGAATGTCCGCTGTGGTTCTGACCCCCcctggggagggaaaaccatTGCTGGACGGAACGCATTTGTGTCTTAATTATGCAGCCTCCCCATTGCCGGAGCGAATCATTTACGCAGAGGGTCGCCGAAcgaaatgaaagcaaacgaGTCCTTACTTTTGGAAATGAGAAAGTGAAATGAGATTGCTTTTGGCGATGGGGGAAAGGATACAAAAGGAACTCAATGCCGGGGACCTGCTGTGATTTGAAGTGAAAGGATACATAAACCACGAAGCAGGTTCTTTGATAAGAGAATAATGATTTCTTTTCGTATGCGGTCGCTGATGAAAATTGCTCGGAACATTCATTCGAAGATAAAAAGTGATGTGACGTTTCTTTTTGACAACAAATCCTTAGGCGCAACATGGTGTCATATTTTTCTGATACACGTGAAACATTGAGCTTAAATTTCATATAGACATGTTTGACTGGTTCGAATTCCGCTCGTTCAACGTTGCGCCCGAAGCTTTCGAATGTCCTCAATTTCAAGCGGAACGCTTGACGACCACAATAGTCGACATAATTGAGCGAAAGGGAAGCGTCAATGAAGGATGGCCACGGGAGCAGACGGGATCGGATTGATTGCCGATCGATCGAGCAGAGCGTGGACCGTTCCAGTGTGTTCCAAAACAAATATCCATTAAAGGCTCACATTTCGAAGCATTAATTCCAGCGTTTCCCGGAGGAGTTTGCTTCGGAAGCAAATTGCAGGAAACCCGGCAACGGGAATCGAGGGAAGAATGGTGTTTGATTTCAATAATGGATTAATGAACTGTGTCGTCCCCATTTGCACCAGAAACCGAAGCCCAACTTTCCcgactcgtttttttttctggggaACTTGGTGGGGAAAAGTGGAAACGATCGTCAATCATTGCCATTCCATCGGTTGGCAGTTTTGTTAGGACTTTCTTTTAGTTTGAATTTGTGTAACCATTTGTCAACGTGGGAATGGGGAGAAGTGGGAATTGAAAAACGAATCGAATACACTTACACTCTCCTGGATCAGCTTGAGGGCGGCCGACGAGTGCGGATGCTCGGAGGTGACGATGAAGCGGAGCATCGTCTCCCGAATCAGCGGCTGGATGCTGGAGTTCATCGTCGAGTAGTCCAACAGGATGGCCGAACCGATGACGGTTAGCAGGAACAGAAAGACCTGCGTACCGATGAACTGCAAAACAAAGAGGAAACATTTCGTTAACAGGATGCCGGAATGAGCGAAAAATGTGTTGAAActtgaaataaagtaaaaccgAAAGATGTATGTCATTTGTGACGATTATGTAACGGGAAATAAATTATCGTTTCACGTCCTCGTCCTTTTGAAATAATTGCGCCGAATTAACAATTGAAGGCACACACAGTTTCCACAGAATTTCCACCACAGCATCAATTAACTTCACGTTCGACACAATCATCGAGGTAAGAACAAATTGAAGCCCTCATCACCGGTGCCTGTCAGGCGTTTGCAATAAGTCCGCTC
This window harbors:
- the LOC131288290 gene encoding tetraspanin-2A, whose amino-acid sequence is MARGEGKGESVARLSNQIACIKYTLFCFNIVAWIVGAGLFAFTIFIRAEPGFDEWIAILNVYEYYIGVYILIAAGALVMIFSFLGCCSALMEHSSALYLFIGTQVFLFLLTVIGSAILLDYSTMNSSIQPLIRETMLRFIVTSEHPHSSAALKLIQESIGCCGADGPNDYMVMRQPLPLECRDTVSGNAFFNGCVNELTWFLEDKSVWAAIMAMILAAVHTCNGVLGIVLVQALKREEEAMNRR